Genomic DNA from Actinomycetota bacterium:
TCGAGGAAAAGGGCGGGTACGTCCCGGGGGGAGTCCTGCTCTGGGGGCCGCCAGGGACCGGCAAGACGCTGATGGCCGAAGCCGTCGCCGGTGAGACAGGCCGGCCCTTCGTCTTCGTGGACCCAGGCGCGTTCGTGAACATGTTCATGGGAGTCGGGATCCTGAAGGTGAAGTCGTTGTTCCGCAAGCTGAGAAAGCTGGCTCTGAGGTACGGCGGGGTGATCGTCTTCTTCGACGAAGCCGACTCCCTCGGCAATCGCGGGGCCATGGCGGCCGGCCAGTGGGGCGGCAAGATGCAACCGGCTTCGCCGGCGTGCAACGGCATGTCCTACCTGTCCCCCGACACGTGTGCGCTCGTCACGCGGGCCGCCTGGCAGCCGGCTCCTGCAGACGAAACCGGGCGCCGCGGATTCCTGGATCGGGTTGTGGTGGCAGGCATGGGTGGCGGGGGTGGCATGGGGACGCTGCAGGCGCTGCTGTCCGAGATATCCGGGCTCAAAAAGCCACGGGGTTTCTTCAATCGAGTCGTGCGGCGTGCGCTCGGGATGCGCCCGAAGCCACCGCCGAAGTACCGGATTCTGGTGATCATGGCCACGAACATGCCTCAGTCCCTGGACGAGGCTCTCCTGCGGCCGGGACGAATTGACCGCATCTACAAGGTCGGTTACCCGTCGCGGGAAGGGCGCATCCGCACCTACGAGGGGTACCTCTCGCGCGTGCGGCACAACCTCAGCCGCTCGGAGGTCGAGAAGCTGGCTACGATCACTCCCTACGCGACCGGCGCTTCGATCCGCGACCTGGTCAACGAGGCGCTCATCAGCTCCGTTCGCGAGGGGCGCGAGTGGATCACATGGCAGGACGTCATCCGGGCGCGACTGTTCAAGACACTGGGCCCTTCAGAGGACGTCGAATACATCGAACGCGACAGGCACGCCGTGGCCATCCATGAGGCTTGCCATGCGGTCGCGGCGTACCGGATCAGGCGGCATCTCGCCATCGACATTGCGACCATTGAGAAGGCCAGTGACTACCTCGGGATGGTGAGTTCGATCCCGCTGGAAGAGCAGTTCATCCACTGGAGAAGCGAATACGAATCGGACATCGGCGTGTCGCTTGCCGCCCTTGCCGGCGAGCGGATCTTCTACGACGGCGACAATTCGTCCGGTGTAACTTCGGACCTAAAGAATGCCACGACGGTCGGAATGTTCATGGAGGGCTACTGGGCCATGGGCGAGACCCTCGGCTCCCACCTGGCGGTCAAGACCCAGGGCGGGAACGCCCAGCAGGTCGTCGACGGTGCGTCCCGGAATCTGCTGGAGACGGACCTGGGGCGGCGAATAGAGCAGCGCCTGGAAGACGTCATGAAAAGCACCAGCGACCTGATCAGCAAGAACAGGCGGGAGGTGCTGGCAGTGGCGCACGCACTAGAAACCCACAAGACTCTCACTGGCGACGACGTGGAAGCGGTTATCGAGGGCCGAGTCGGGCCGCTGATCGACGGCAGGCCTTACGGCCGCGATGACTTTATGGCGGTTGCCGAGGCTTATCACGACCGCATCCTGACGGCGCAAAGACACGGGACCAAGGTGGACGTCACGCTCCCCGTGTTCGACGCCGACTCCCGATGGACCCTTCAACGTCCCGTGGCGACCGTCGCGGGCCACTCCGCCTGATTTTCGCGCGCTCATCAGCGGTGTTGACGCAACGGAGATCTATTCCGGCATACACTGTGGCGTCCGTTGTTCACCGATGTCAGGAGGAGCGCGTGGGGCGCCAAGTTACCGTCACTTTGGTGTGCGATGTCTGCAAGAAACAGGTGGACGAAAAAGGGTCGGTCTCCGGAGAGCTCGCGGCGTCCCGGCGCAGGTTTTCTCTCCATCTCCACCGCAATTGCCTGGACTCCCTGGTGGCCTCGGCTGATGCCGTGCCCCGCAAGCGCCGTCGCAGGGGACGTCCCAAGGGGTCTACGAACAAGAAGAAGACCTCCTAGCTACGCCCGCGGCTTTCCGCGGCGGCCCCCGATCTGGCAGCATCTCAGGCATCGTCGGCATCGCACGAGCGGAGGTCGGATGAGGGCCAGGATCGGCGCTGTCTGCGCCATCGCGTGTCTTGGGTGGGCAGCGGCTTCCCGTACGGCGCTGGCGCAGCAGGTGAAGCCGGAGGACCTCGAGCCTCGGATCAACTGGGTTTTCATCATGTCGCTGCTGATCCTGGCCGGATTCCTCGCGTTCCTGTTCTTCGCCTTTGTCTACTACCTGCTCGGCGTTCTTGTCAGAAACAGACGGTTCGCCACGCCCGCCGTCGTGGCCTCGCCGCTCCGAGCCTCGGCGGCGGCCCCGACGGTGCCCACCGCGCCGTCGCTGCAGCAGCAGGCACCGGCACAACCCGCGGCCCCGGCGTCGGTCCAGGCCGCGCCTTCTCCTGCGGGCCCAGCTCCGCCCGTGGCGGCACCGACCGCCGCGGCGCCCACACCGGCTCCCCCGCGACCGGCGTCGGCCCCGGCCGGAGGCGTGCCGAAGATCGATCCAAACCGGCTTCCCGATGGGATAGACGCCGTTGCCCGCGGCAGGCTGAAGAAGCTGGCCGTCCTGCAGGAGCGGGGCCAGGCCCCGCCCGCGGCGCTGATCGACGAGCTCAAGCCGATCCTCGAGCAGATGACCGGCAGCTCCATCGACACCACCGCTGCCACCGCGGCTCCCGCTCCCGCGGCCCCTGATCCCGCACCCGCGGCCCCCGCCCCGGCCCCCGCTGCGCCGGCGGCCGGACAGCCGGCTCCCGAGCAGCCGGCCCCCGTCCCGGTGTCCGAGCCTCCACCGGCTGAAGCGGTGGCGCCGGACGTCACCGCCGACGCCGGTTCACCGCAACAGCAGGTGGCTGCACCGGCCCAGGATGCGCAACCGGCCCCGCCGGCCGCCGACACCGGCGATCTCCCGCGGGTGGACCCGAACAACCTGCCATCCGGCATCGACGCCGTGATGAAGGGGCGCCTGAAGAAGCTCGCGATCCTCCAGGAGCGGGGAAAGGCACCCCCCGCCGACCTGGTCGAGCAGCTCCGTCCGATCCTCGACCAGATGAAAGGTTCCTGACAACTGGACTGGAGGGCGCTGGAGGAGTCCGCCTCCGTCTTTGCCGGATCGGGTCCGCTGCTCGACGGCGCCGCTCTGGCGCGGATGAGGGCCGTTCTTGTCGGTCACCTGGAAGAGGCCGTGTCCGAGGTCGCCGCGGAAGCGCAGCTCCCAACCGCTCCGGGGGCCGAGCTGCTCGTGGTCGACCGCCGCGGCTGGATATCGGGCAACGTGCGGACGCTGTCACGGGTGTTCTCGGACCTTCCGCTGCCCGTGGAGGGGGCCCAGGCGCGGGTGGTGGCGTGGGAGGGCGGCGCCTTCCTCGGCCTGCTGGCCAGGGCCGTGCTGGCCCAGTACGACCCGTTCCGGGACCAGCTCATCGTGGTCTACCCGAACCTGGGAGAGGTGGCCGATGGAGACGGTCTGCGGTGGCTGCTCTTCCACGAGGTCACGCACCTCGCGCAGTTCAGAGGAGCGCCCTGGATGAGCGAATACGTTGTGGAAACCGGAAACAAGGTTCTGGGGTCGCAGGACCAGGAGTGGCTCAAGCAGGTTCCCCGGGAGCTCGCGGCGAGGCTTCCGGATCTGGCCAGATGGGTGCGGGACGCGATGCAGGGAACGCTTCCCGAGGACGCCGGCACCCCGCTGCTCGACCTCCTTCCTCCGGAGCAGAAGCGGCACATCGCGAAGCTCAATGCCCTCCTGACGGTGCTGGAGGGCCACGCCACCCATGTAACGGACATGATTTCGTCGCGACTGATCCCCGACTACGAGCAGATGCAGGCTCGCATCAAGCAGCGGCGACAGAGGCCGCCGCTCCTAAAGCTGCTCGAGGCGCTGGCGGGTCTGGAGATGAAGCGCAGGCAGTACACACTCGGACGCTCCTTCTGCGCGGACGTGTGGGAGGCAGGGGGCCCGCAGGCGCTGGCTCCCGTGTGGGCGTCGCCTGATGCGATTCCCACGCCGGAGGAGCTCAGGGAGCCGGCGAAGTGGCTGACCCGGGTCTCTTAGGGTCTCGTCATCAGGGGCCGGTGGGGATCCGGGACTGCAGCGTCGCCTTCTGCTCATACAGCCTGTCGTCCGCCCTGCGAACCAGAGTGTCGGCGTCGCGCCCGTCTTCCGGAAAGCAGCTGACTCCCGCGGAGAACCCCAGTGACAGTCCCTGCTGGTCGTACCGGTCGAGGAACCCGCTCAACTCCTCGAAGATCCGCTTTAACAGCACCTCGGCCTGGCGCGAGGTTGTCTGTGGGAGCAGGAGCAGGAACTCGTCGCCGCCCCAGCGGCAGGCCAGGTCGGCGCCGCGGATCGCGTCGCCCAGCACCTTCGCCAGCTCCTGGAGGAACTCGTCGCCGGCCTGATGTCCGTAGGTGTCGTTGAACCACTTGAAGTGGTTGAGGTCCAGCATCACCAGGCAGAAGCCCATCGCGGGGTAGCGATTGCCCTCTGCGATCGTGCGACCCAGGCTGCGGTTAAACGAGCGTCTGTTGAAAAGGCCGGTGAGGGGGTCGACCGACGCCTCCTGACGGGCGACGTCCAGCTCGACGACCAGGTCCAGGAGCGAAAGCGCCCGTCCGACGCTCGCGGAGGTGTCCTGCGGGCTTTCATCGTCCCGATCCGGCTCCATCAGCAAGGCTCCCGAGCAGTGTGGGAGCCGGAAACGGTGGACGTTGGGCGGGGGGTCGTCCCCGATCTCCCTCAACCATCTGCGCAGGTGGTGCAACTCCTGCGGTGAGAGCGGCGCCGGAGCCAGGTGGTGCAGGCGTCCCGGGAGGGGGTCGTTGTCCAGGGACAGGGCGACCAGCCTCAGTCCCAGCGCCGCCTGCAGGTGCCGGAGCACAGCGGCGGCCGCCGGCGCCGGTTTGCGCTGCCCGGCCACCTGCTCAACCAGCCATGCGAGCTGGCTCGGATCTTCAGGCGGTTCTGCGCGGGCGGCGAAACGGGAGGAGCCTCCGGAGGCGCTCGTGAGGCTCTCAAGCGCCGGGCGTTGGACGTGGTGCCCCGCTTCTGCGTCGAATGGGCAGGAAGGGCTGCGCACGCGTCATCTTAGCCGCGCCGAAGGGGTGGTTTGGCCCGGCATGCGGCGTCGCCGATTCATACTTGGCTGATGCAGCTGACCGCGCGGGTGGCCGGACAGATGTCGCGTGCCGGGTTGGAGGCTGAAGATGTCGTCGGGGTCGCCGTCTCAGGCGGCAGCGACTCGACCGCGCTGCTGATGCTGCTCGGACAGGCGCTCCCGCGCATGAGCCTCCATGTCCTGCACGTGGACCACCGACTTCGTGAGGACTCTTCACACGACGCGCAACGCGTACGAGAGCTTTGCGAGCATCTGGCACTGCCGTGTCACGTGCTGCAGGGGCGGCTGTCCGAGTCCAAGAGGATGTCGCCGCAGGAGAGGGCGAGGGAGCTGAGATACAGGCTGCTGGACCGGGCGG
This window encodes:
- a CDS encoding zinc-dependent metalloprotease; protein product: MEESASVFAGSGPLLDGAALARMRAVLVGHLEEAVSEVAAEAQLPTAPGAELLVVDRRGWISGNVRTLSRVFSDLPLPVEGAQARVVAWEGGAFLGLLARAVLAQYDPFRDQLIVVYPNLGEVADGDGLRWLLFHEVTHLAQFRGAPWMSEYVVETGNKVLGSQDQEWLKQVPRELAARLPDLARWVRDAMQGTLPEDAGTPLLDLLPPEQKRHIAKLNALLTVLEGHATHVTDMISSRLIPDYEQMQARIKQRRQRPPLLKLLEALAGLEMKRRQYTLGRSFCADVWEAGGPQALAPVWASPDAIPTPEELREPAKWLTRVS
- a CDS encoding AAA family ATPase — protein: MSDNDQRKPGLSWPDHDTGPTPPPEFGDPRRLGTRRPLQMWDRIKLLVLFGVSWVVLVWATVATDSASQPHLVVPHAVRRYSWIVLLAALEVVRQIHYLLSEQSASYHRFWTETVFGSLNERTARLNPWARYRLARALKVLFVLIVADLLLARIANRTPAEMVFRAPGDAFAALPQLFQILSYIVLVVLQFGALFWFLSRGGVDTYFPEDIKTRFSDVWGQDMVLEKVQENIVHLEDPEAIEEKGGYVPGGVLLWGPPGTGKTLMAEAVAGETGRPFVFVDPGAFVNMFMGVGILKVKSLFRKLRKLALRYGGVIVFFDEADSLGNRGAMAAGQWGGKMQPASPACNGMSYLSPDTCALVTRAAWQPAPADETGRRGFLDRVVVAGMGGGGGMGTLQALLSEISGLKKPRGFFNRVVRRALGMRPKPPPKYRILVIMATNMPQSLDEALLRPGRIDRIYKVGYPSREGRIRTYEGYLSRVRHNLSRSEVEKLATITPYATGASIRDLVNEALISSVREGREWITWQDVIRARLFKTLGPSEDVEYIERDRHAVAIHEACHAVAAYRIRRHLAIDIATIEKASDYLGMVSSIPLEEQFIHWRSEYESDIGVSLAALAGERIFYDGDNSSGVTSDLKNATTVGMFMEGYWAMGETLGSHLAVKTQGGNAQQVVDGASRNLLETDLGRRIEQRLEDVMKSTSDLISKNRREVLAVAHALETHKTLTGDDVEAVIEGRVGPLIDGRPYGRDDFMAVAEAYHDRILTAQRHGTKVDVTLPVFDADSRWTLQRPVATVAGHSA
- a CDS encoding GGDEF domain-containing protein, with the protein product MRSPSCPFDAEAGHHVQRPALESLTSASGGSSRFAARAEPPEDPSQLAWLVEQVAGQRKPAPAAAAVLRHLQAALGLRLVALSLDNDPLPGRLHHLAPAPLSPQELHHLRRWLREIGDDPPPNVHRFRLPHCSGALLMEPDRDDESPQDTSASVGRALSLLDLVVELDVARQEASVDPLTGLFNRRSFNRSLGRTIAEGNRYPAMGFCLVMLDLNHFKWFNDTYGHQAGDEFLQELAKVLGDAIRGADLACRWGGDEFLLLLPQTTSRQAEVLLKRIFEELSGFLDRYDQQGLSLGFSAGVSCFPEDGRDADTLVRRADDRLYEQKATLQSRIPTGP